A window from Candidatus Zymogenaceae bacterium encodes these proteins:
- the pilO gene encoding type 4a pilus biogenesis protein PilO, translated as MALTLDSVKNIPNQYKFLILLGVMVGIGAGYYFGIYTGKKEELRKNLEALNKSKTELQKLQDTKKNMDAYKAKVAELEAELNLLLVAIPTSSEIPEILSQIDSKGNEAGLEFLLFQPVGETQVGDYYEVPVSIRVKGTYHGFATFLDKLRQLDRIINVRNVKMTRGTVVDNEIILDITCRVVTFRF; from the coding sequence ATGGCTTTAACACTTGATTCGGTAAAAAACATCCCAAATCAATACAAGTTTCTCATTCTCTTGGGCGTTATGGTGGGTATCGGTGCCGGATATTATTTCGGCATATACACTGGGAAGAAGGAGGAATTGAGAAAAAACCTTGAGGCGTTGAACAAATCCAAGACGGAACTCCAGAAACTTCAGGACACGAAGAAGAACATGGATGCGTACAAGGCCAAGGTCGCGGAGCTGGAAGCGGAGTTGAATCTTCTTTTGGTTGCCATTCCCACCAGCTCAGAGATTCCCGAAATTCTCTCACAGATAGACAGCAAAGGTAATGAGGCCGGTCTTGAGTTTCTCCTCTTTCAACCCGTCGGCGAAACCCAGGTGGGTGATTATTACGAGGTTCCCGTATCCATTCGCGTCAAGGGGACATATCATGGCTTTGCGACGTTTCTGGACAAGCTGCGCCAGCTTGATCGAATTATTAATGTGAGAAATGTCAAGATGACCCGTGGTACTGTTGTCGATAATGAAATAATTCTTGATATAACGTGTCGTGTGGTTACGTTTAGATTTTAA
- the pilQ gene encoding type IV pilus secretin PilQ: protein MSIHNRYALFRFLSLLAISIMALSSCVTTGTGTSTSGANLSVDVTSVSEYDDRFVVLLEADASVTYTPYRLESPLRLVVDIPDAEFVESGTESIVDNVTITEIKKLDYDSDGISVARLEIYLSDDTNYYMSKPQDNQVQVEIQKIDPSSISSETADDIPYTADDSGTPSYYEISEPEKTVWDNPATKIINIVTDSDADGTSVTILGDGAMLDYETFVLDDPNRLVIDFSGISSNYPNETIPVESADISAIKVGIHPDKVRIVLESDNPTMSDYNVYPVDNKLMVVFREGTVGTPANTGSVPTETRTPTSDVVVTGVDVRTDGDISSVVISTTGSSDFTAKMVSERSIIVDIPNALIGNGVDTELDFSSNLNTPISYVNTTQGEDSVRIGIVLSEKAAYNYYAQGNAIVVDFSMSDTVTMDPTIADLSPKPVITEGLSQPATLPGETPSVAPSEVMTPDELEEVAEMAITEEEKKYTGKNITLIFSDADIQQIFMLIAEVSSLNILVDPDVRGNITLRLVNVPWDQALDIILENQNLGMEREGNVIRVARNQTLNAEREAELTSRRALEELEELVTRKIDLSYADLPSVTAVIAPMLSDRGAITEFSQTQSLLITDIPSRLDPIVEIINQLDVATPEIRLEARIVEMNDSFTQELGVNWIAGWNEEATAGDSTIKGAVGTLDNALINLDNYFDPATLIFPNPATTSTLGIGGASVLLGFLDDALRLELQLKALEQMGEAEVIETPKVRVLNNVTAEFIITRSIPIRNVTESSDDTGNVTTSGEVDYQDITTELKITPTISADERIKIEIDLLHETQGEAVILNIGGADNTYYIEDTKELTTEVLVDNRDTIVIGGLYRKDVNETETGFPLLKDVPLFGWAFKTKNTTESRRELLIFLTPTIIREEELMMSETGL, encoded by the coding sequence ATGTCTATCCATAATAGATACGCACTCTTTCGCTTCCTCAGCCTGCTCGCGATAAGTATCATGGCGCTCTCTTCGTGCGTTACAACAGGAACGGGTACATCAACATCCGGTGCGAATCTGTCTGTCGACGTTACCTCAGTGAGTGAGTATGATGATCGGTTCGTTGTTCTGCTTGAGGCGGATGCTTCCGTCACTTACACGCCGTATCGTCTGGAATCTCCGCTGCGGCTTGTCGTGGATATTCCTGATGCGGAATTTGTGGAATCCGGCACGGAATCGATCGTTGATAACGTCACCATTACCGAGATAAAGAAACTGGATTATGACAGTGACGGGATCAGTGTCGCCAGGCTGGAGATTTACCTGAGCGATGATACAAACTACTATATGTCAAAACCTCAGGATAATCAGGTGCAGGTGGAGATTCAAAAGATAGATCCATCCTCCATCTCCTCGGAAACCGCCGACGACATACCGTACACTGCGGATGACTCCGGTACTCCTTCGTATTATGAGATTTCGGAACCCGAAAAGACGGTATGGGACAATCCCGCCACGAAGATTATCAATATTGTGACGGACAGCGATGCCGACGGGACCAGCGTCACCATACTGGGCGACGGCGCGATGTTAGACTACGAGACGTTTGTGCTCGACGATCCAAATCGCCTTGTCATCGATTTCTCGGGAATTTCCAGCAACTATCCAAACGAGACGATACCTGTGGAAAGCGCCGATATCAGCGCTATTAAGGTGGGTATTCATCCCGATAAGGTGAGGATCGTCCTGGAGTCTGATAATCCCACGATGAGCGATTACAACGTGTACCCGGTGGACAACAAACTTATGGTTGTTTTCCGTGAGGGAACGGTCGGTACACCCGCGAACACGGGAAGCGTTCCGACTGAAACGCGTACGCCCACAAGCGATGTGGTCGTTACCGGCGTGGATGTAAGAACCGACGGCGATATCTCCAGCGTTGTGATATCCACCACCGGAAGTTCCGATTTCACGGCGAAAATGGTATCCGAGCGAAGTATTATCGTTGACATTCCAAATGCTCTGATCGGGAACGGTGTCGACACGGAGCTGGACTTTTCTTCGAATTTAAATACGCCTATTTCATATGTGAACACAACCCAGGGCGAGGATTCGGTTCGAATCGGCATCGTGCTTTCAGAGAAGGCCGCATACAACTACTATGCCCAGGGCAATGCGATCGTTGTCGACTTTTCGATGAGCGATACGGTGACCATGGATCCGACAATTGCGGACCTCTCCCCCAAACCGGTGATAACGGAGGGCCTGTCGCAGCCGGCCACGCTCCCCGGGGAAACTCCGTCGGTGGCGCCCTCAGAGGTGATGACCCCCGATGAGCTGGAAGAAGTCGCCGAGATGGCCATCACTGAGGAGGAAAAGAAATACACGGGAAAGAATATCACCCTGATCTTCTCCGATGCGGATATACAACAGATATTCATGCTCATCGCCGAGGTGAGCAGTCTGAACATACTTGTCGATCCTGATGTCCGGGGAAACATCACTCTTCGACTGGTCAATGTTCCCTGGGATCAGGCCCTTGATATCATCTTGGAAAACCAGAATCTGGGGATGGAGCGAGAGGGAAACGTGATACGCGTCGCCAGGAATCAGACCCTGAACGCCGAAAGGGAGGCGGAACTTACCAGTCGTCGCGCCCTGGAGGAACTGGAGGAACTCGTTACTCGAAAGATCGATCTGAGCTACGCCGATCTCCCCAGCGTAACGGCGGTGATTGCTCCGATGCTCAGCGATAGGGGCGCCATAACCGAGTTTTCTCAAACCCAGTCGCTCCTGATTACCGATATACCCTCCCGGCTCGACCCGATTGTCGAAATCATCAACCAGCTTGATGTTGCCACACCGGAAATCAGGCTGGAAGCACGGATTGTGGAGATGAACGACAGCTTCACCCAGGAGCTGGGTGTCAACTGGATCGCCGGATGGAACGAGGAGGCGACGGCGGGTGATTCCACGATAAAGGGGGCTGTGGGAACGCTGGATAATGCCCTGATAAATCTCGATAATTACTTCGACCCCGCAACATTGATATTCCCGAATCCCGCAACGACGTCAACCCTGGGAATCGGAGGGGCCTCGGTTCTTTTGGGATTTTTGGACGACGCACTGAGGCTGGAGCTGCAGCTGAAGGCGCTTGAACAGATGGGAGAGGCCGAGGTCATCGAAACGCCGAAGGTTCGGGTTCTCAACAACGTGACGGCGGAATTTATCATCACAAGAAGTATCCCGATACGAAACGTCACCGAAAGCAGCGATGATACCGGAAACGTTACCACATCGGGCGAAGTCGACTATCAGGATATCACCACGGAGCTTAAGATCACGCCGACCATCTCCGCAGATGAGCGGATAAAGATAGAAATAGATCTTCTGCATGAGACACAGGGCGAGGCGGTTATCTTGAACATCGGCGGTGCGGATAACACCTATTATATCGAGGATACAAAGGAACTCACCACCGAGGTGCTTGTTGACAATCGAGATACAATAGTCATCGGCGGTCTCTACCGGAAGGACGTCAATGAAACCGAGACAGGATTCCCGCTGCTCAAAGACGTCCCGCTGTTCGGATGGGCGTTTAAGACGAAAAATACAACGGAAAGCAGACGGGAGCTTCTGATATTCTTGACACCGACGATCATTCGGGAAGAAGAGCTGATGATGTCCGAAACCGGATTGTAA
- the aroC gene encoding chorismate synthase — translation MVCVTKFSFHTAGESHGRALVVIVDGVPAGFSIDLDAVNTDMARRQKGYGRGGRMAIESDRVQTISGIRNGKTIGSPVAFLIENRDWENWERYMSADPGIDPGREVTRPRPGHADLVGGMKFGHRDLRNVLERSSARETAARTAAGGLAKELLRHFHVVFHSYVVDLGGVSIECEDVSYEERSVHAESSPFSTPVPDYDDDLKIMVDTVKESGDTLGGVVEVAVVGLPPGLGEAVRWDTRLDARLAASIMSVPAVKGVEIGDGFNLSGRYGSEVHDEIIRIGNGRYRRKTNHMGGMEGGMTNGMPLVVRAAMKPIPTLMKPLDTVDIETKQKVSAAAERSDVCAVPACAVVVEAMAAVVLTEAFLCQFGGANKSDIEENYRRYVERIDSF, via the coding sequence ATGGTATGTGTGACCAAGTTTTCCTTTCATACCGCCGGTGAGTCCCACGGGAGGGCCCTTGTGGTTATTGTGGACGGGGTCCCCGCCGGTTTTTCGATAGATCTGGACGCCGTTAATACGGATATGGCCCGACGCCAGAAGGGATACGGCCGGGGCGGCAGAATGGCCATTGAGAGTGATCGGGTCCAGACGATTTCCGGCATAAGGAACGGGAAGACCATCGGGAGCCCGGTGGCGTTTTTAATAGAGAATCGGGATTGGGAAAACTGGGAACGATATATGTCGGCCGATCCGGGGATCGATCCGGGTCGTGAAGTGACAAGACCGAGGCCGGGGCACGCCGATTTGGTCGGCGGTATGAAATTCGGGCACAGGGACCTCAGAAACGTGCTCGAGCGGTCAAGCGCCCGGGAAACGGCGGCGCGGACGGCCGCAGGCGGCCTGGCCAAGGAGCTGCTTCGTCATTTTCATGTGGTGTTTCATTCATATGTGGTTGATCTCGGGGGTGTGAGCATCGAGTGTGAGGACGTTTCGTATGAGGAAAGAAGCGTACACGCCGAATCCTCGCCCTTTTCAACCCCCGTACCCGATTATGATGACGATCTGAAAATCATGGTCGACACGGTGAAGGAAAGCGGAGACACGCTGGGGGGTGTTGTCGAGGTGGCGGTTGTTGGTCTTCCCCCCGGTCTCGGTGAGGCCGTACGATGGGATACGAGGCTCGATGCCCGGCTTGCCGCGTCGATCATGAGTGTTCCGGCCGTAAAGGGGGTGGAAATCGGGGACGGTTTTAATCTGTCCGGACGGTACGGCTCTGAGGTACACGACGAAATTATTCGCATAGGAAACGGGCGATATCGCCGTAAAACAAACCACATGGGGGGAATGGAAGGCGGCATGACCAATGGAATGCCGCTTGTGGTGCGGGCCGCGATGAAACCGATACCGACGTTGATGAAACCGCTGGATACCGTGGATATTGAGACAAAACAAAAGGTGTCGGCTGCGGCGGAGCGGTCCGATGTCTGCGCCGTGCCCGCGTGCGCCGTGGTTGTCGAGGCGATGGCGGCCGTGGTGTTGACGGAAGCGTTTTTGTGCCAATTCGGCGGGGCGAATAAGTCGGATATAGAAGAAAATTATCGACGATATGTGGAGAGAATCGATTCGTTTTGA
- a CDS encoding shikimate kinase, protein MATGKSAVGRIVADSIGYAFMDLDSLIEEETGVSVSKIFEVEGETSFRDRETKKIEEVSCMRKTVISTGGGAMIRPENREMLRKSGIIVCLEATVEEILSRAGRRESRPLINVENPREIVAKLLEERKSFYDEADVHIDTSGKHKKEIAGEIISLWEERKRSWNG, encoded by the coding sequence ATGGCCACGGGGAAAAGCGCTGTGGGCAGGATCGTTGCCGACTCCATCGGATATGCCTTTATGGATCTGGACAGTCTCATCGAAGAGGAGACGGGGGTGTCGGTCTCGAAGATATTCGAGGTTGAAGGTGAGACGTCGTTTCGAGACAGGGAAACGAAAAAGATTGAAGAGGTCTCCTGCATGCGAAAGACGGTGATATCCACCGGGGGGGGCGCGATGATACGCCCGGAAAACAGAGAGATGCTCCGGAAGTCCGGTATAATCGTGTGTCTGGAAGCTACGGTCGAGGAAATCCTCAGTCGTGCGGGAAGAAGGGAATCCCGGCCGCTGATCAATGTGGAAAATCCGCGAGAAATCGTCGCCAAGTTGTTGGAAGAGAGAAAATCATTTTATGATGAAGCGGATGTGCACATAGATACCAGTGGAAAGCACAAGAAAGAAATCGCCGGAGAGATAATATCACTGTGGGAAGAGAGAAAACGGTCATGGAACGGATAA
- the aroB gene encoding 3-dehydroquinate synthase, producing the protein MERITVALGDRSYPVYVGSGIIGKIGSLVEERRASILTDEHVATLFGERVQKAIDTSGTQTHMIVVPPGEQSKQFSTLEHVYDELLSFRSDRKTPLVALGGGVIGDLGGFAAGTFLRGIPYIQVPTTLLAQVDSSVGGKTAVNHPLGKNLIGVFYQPRFVLADVETLSSLPEEEYLSGLAEVIKHAVIADEELFSYLETHHNRVMSRDRDALMKMVTTSVRIKSHVVSQDEREADLRRILNFGHTFGHAIERLSGFGTIRHGHAVATGMAAAVRISEKLGEIDSNDVARIITLLEAYRFQTELPGYSNNDFVNAINYDKKAQEAHINFVLTAGIGYVTVKKMRATDIVDIIGQLGASRG; encoded by the coding sequence ATGGAACGGATAACTGTCGCCCTGGGCGACAGAAGCTACCCGGTGTACGTTGGGAGCGGAATTATCGGTAAAATCGGATCTCTGGTGGAGGAACGTCGGGCATCGATACTGACCGATGAACATGTTGCAACGCTCTTTGGGGAGCGGGTGCAAAAAGCAATTGACACATCCGGGACCCAGACACACATGATCGTGGTTCCACCGGGAGAACAATCGAAGCAATTTTCTACCCTCGAACACGTCTATGACGAACTGCTGTCATTTCGGTCGGACCGAAAGACGCCGCTCGTCGCCCTGGGCGGCGGTGTGATCGGAGATCTGGGGGGATTCGCCGCCGGGACGTTTCTGAGGGGGATCCCGTATATCCAGGTTCCCACAACGCTTTTGGCCCAGGTTGATTCGTCGGTGGGAGGGAAGACGGCGGTAAACCATCCGCTTGGAAAAAATCTCATCGGTGTATTTTACCAGCCGCGTTTTGTTCTTGCCGATGTGGAAACGCTCTCGTCACTTCCCGAGGAGGAATATCTTTCGGGACTGGCGGAGGTGATAAAGCATGCCGTTATTGCCGATGAAGAGCTTTTTTCATATCTTGAAACGCATCATAACCGGGTAATGTCTCGGGATAGAGACGCTTTGATGAAAATGGTTACTACCTCGGTCCGGATTAAATCGCACGTGGTCTCACAGGATGAGCGTGAAGCGGATCTTCGGAGAATTCTCAATTTTGGACATACCTTCGGTCATGCGATTGAGAGACTTTCCGGCTTTGGTACGATACGTCATGGACATGCGGTGGCGACGGGAATGGCCGCCGCCGTGCGAATATCCGAGAAGCTGGGGGAGATCGATTCAAATGATGTCGCACGTATTATCACCCTGCTTGAGGCATATCGGTTTCAGACCGAACTTCCCGGATATTCGAACAACGATTTTGTAAATGCAATTAATTATGATAAAAAGGCCCAGGAGGCTCACATCAATTTTGTATTGACAGCGGGTATCGGTTATGTTACTGTTAAAAAGATGAGGGCCACGGATATAGTTGATATTATTGGACAATTAGGGGCTTCTCGTGGCTGA
- a CDS encoding tetratricopeptide repeat protein, translated as MIDEAIELARKGVEKYPKYLSGRVSLGRAYFDKEMYDEARDEMERVVAITPDNLLANKVLGNVYIAQGNPDQAVEYFKRVLELSPDDEEVSHILEGIGHGDKKKQKEPRDTEKKAGEDDIINSVLRDLSAEEEAGDEFEDEIEDEIEDEIEDGAYEEGLDDDFFDLDSGEDSTDLLDEEMSEILGQSEADIGAEGEILEQVSDDVFEEPDDVPEKLGDDDLAALVAEAGSFEDELSPGDDDDVLSDIDLDESTSAPEFEGDIEQAGGDISHEEDSFEFTLDSTEDVETDSLSDDIDLSSMMDEIPEEFLAFDQVENESKSISLGESGDIDGLDGDLLDQDISGEDFSSEFDLDDTGAAKETPDEFSDTVDSSGVETPGEDLLEQDISMEFDFDDTGVVKEASDEFGERETAPGIEIPEEGIGDADLPMEFGLDDTGAVGEISDEFGEREIDSGMEIPEEGIGDADLPMEFGLDDIDSVGEISDEFGEGETAPGIEIPEEGIGDADLPMEFGLDDIDSAGEVSDEFGERETAPGMEIPEEGIGDDDIPIKFDFDDDDALKEAPDEFGDTMVSSGIDIQKEGMAESDLGPGVGFNLSDEPGVDMPVSHEGIEGGDFSGDDSVSFDTGEGMVETDDPFFTMETPTDESMEQEMAFDSFETPTESEAFEEQPEESGFETPTESTEFDVSQEVEAPLEMETPSGTEETSVFTEEDREEEHFLEGRDDIDFHELEDLAEPQVEEDRSLSIHEEFGDDDFPEERSDDDEDMLPLIDEGDGVPDDEGVSITTETIADIYVKQGHLDKALGIYEDLYRVYPENESLREKLEHVRMQMTSGLPGESGEEGLRADIDISPEDTQQSERAIERLNSWLEDIRKKRRDISQ; from the coding sequence ATGATTGACGAAGCGATCGAATTGGCCCGAAAGGGTGTGGAAAAGTATCCAAAATACCTCAGCGGCAGGGTCTCGTTGGGGAGGGCGTATTTCGACAAGGAAATGTACGATGAGGCCCGTGATGAAATGGAACGGGTCGTTGCGATAACGCCGGACAATCTTCTGGCAAATAAAGTGCTGGGAAATGTATACATAGCCCAGGGCAATCCTGATCAGGCCGTTGAGTATTTTAAAAGAGTTCTCGAGCTGTCTCCCGATGATGAAGAAGTGTCACATATTCTTGAAGGCATCGGTCACGGTGACAAGAAAAAACAAAAAGAGCCCCGTGACACCGAGAAAAAAGCGGGAGAAGATGACATCATAAACTCTGTTCTTCGGGATTTGTCCGCCGAAGAAGAGGCCGGAGATGAGTTTGAAGACGAGATCGAAGATGAAATCGAAGATGAAATTGAAGACGGGGCTTATGAGGAAGGGCTGGATGACGATTTCTTCGACCTTGACTCAGGCGAAGACTCAACTGACCTTCTTGATGAGGAGATGTCCGAGATACTTGGCCAATCTGAAGCCGATATAGGGGCCGAGGGAGAAATTCTCGAACAAGTGAGTGACGATGTTTTTGAAGAACCCGATGACGTCCCGGAAAAGTTGGGAGATGATGACCTGGCGGCCCTGGTGGCGGAGGCGGGAAGTTTCGAAGATGAGTTGTCTCCGGGTGATGACGATGATGTTTTATCCGATATTGATCTGGATGAAAGCACATCGGCTCCCGAATTTGAGGGAGATATAGAACAAGCGGGAGGTGATATATCACACGAGGAAGATTCCTTCGAGTTCACGCTGGATTCGACCGAAGACGTTGAAACCGATTCTCTGTCCGACGATATTGATCTGTCTTCGATGATGGATGAAATTCCGGAGGAGTTTCTGGCATTTGATCAGGTCGAAAATGAGAGCAAAAGTATCTCTCTGGGTGAATCAGGGGATATCGACGGCCTGGATGGCGACCTGCTTGACCAGGACATATCGGGTGAGGATTTTTCCTCGGAATTCGACTTAGACGATACAGGTGCCGCAAAAGAGACTCCCGATGAATTCAGCGATACCGTAGACTCCTCTGGTGTTGAGACGCCCGGGGAGGATCTCTTGGAGCAGGATATCTCAATGGAGTTCGACTTCGACGACACGGGTGTGGTGAAGGAGGCTTCCGATGAATTCGGCGAGAGAGAGACCGCTCCGGGGATAGAAATACCTGAGGAAGGCATCGGTGATGCGGATCTCCCGATGGAATTCGGCCTCGACGACACTGGTGCGGTGGGGGAGATTTCCGATGAGTTCGGCGAGAGAGAGATAGACTCGGGGATGGAAATACCCGAGGAAGGGATCGGTGATGCGGATCTCCCGATGGAATTCGGCCTCGACGACATAGATTCGGTGGGAGAGATTTCCGATGAATTCGGCGAGGGAGAGACCGCTCCGGGGATAGAAATACCCGAGGAAGGCATCGGTGATGCGGATCTCCCGATGGAGTTCGGCCTCGACGACATAGATTCGGCGGGGGAGGTTTCCGATGAGTTCGGTGAGAGAGAGACCGCTCCGGGGATGGAAATACCCGAGGAAGGCATCGGTGATGATGACATCCCGATAAAATTCGACTTCGACGACGACGATGCACTGAAGGAGGCCCCTGACGAATTCGGTGATACAATGGTTTCTTCCGGTATCGATATCCAAAAGGAAGGTATGGCCGAAAGCGATCTTGGACCGGGCGTCGGTTTTAATCTCTCGGATGAACCCGGTGTTGACATGCCTGTTTCACACGAGGGGATAGAAGGGGGGGACTTTTCGGGCGATGATTCCGTGAGTTTCGACACTGGTGAGGGCATGGTTGAGACGGACGATCCGTTTTTCACCATGGAGACCCCCACCGACGAATCCATGGAGCAGGAAATGGCTTTCGATTCATTTGAAACACCGACAGAAAGCGAGGCGTTTGAGGAGCAGCCCGAAGAGTCGGGATTTGAAACCCCTACGGAAAGCACCGAATTCGATGTGTCTCAGGAGGTGGAAGCTCCTTTAGAGATGGAAACGCCTTCCGGAACGGAGGAGACATCCGTTTTTACCGAGGAGGATAGAGAAGAAGAGCATTTTCTGGAAGGCAGAGATGATATCGATTTTCACGAACTGGAAGATTTGGCGGAACCACAGGTCGAGGAAGATAGATCACTCAGCATCCACGAAGAGTTCGGCGATGATGATTTTCCCGAGGAAAGATCTGATGACGACGAGGATATGTTGCCCCTGATTGATGAAGGTGACGGGGTGCCCGACGATGAGGGAGTGAGTATCACCACCGAGACGATAGCGGATATATATGTCAAGCAGGGTCATTTGGACAAGGCTCTGGGGATATATGAGGATCTCTACCGGGTGTATCCCGAAAATGAGTCCCTTAGAGAAAAATTGGAACATGTCCGGATGCAGATGACCTCGGGCCTGCCCGGGGAGAGCGGAGAAGAGGGACTTCGTGCGGATATCGATATATCACCGGAAGATACGCAGCAATCAGAACGTGCAATCGAGCGTCTGAACAGCTGGCTTGAAGATATACGGAAGAAGAGAAGGGATATTTCCCAATAA
- the aroQ gene encoding type II 3-dehydroquinate dehydratase, which produces MNVLIINGPNLNMLGKREPEIYGSFTYDDLVSRIKDAATNLGIQVDVFQSNVEGEIVDRIQSSERFDGIVINAGAYTHTSIAIRDALLVWSSRIPVIEVHLTNIFGREEFRKHSYISDIARGVIAGLGVEGYVLALSWIAGETPGDTR; this is translated from the coding sequence ATGAATGTACTGATTATAAACGGTCCGAATCTCAATATGCTCGGTAAACGAGAGCCGGAGATCTACGGGTCTTTCACATATGACGATCTTGTCTCCCGTATCAAAGATGCCGCGACGAATCTCGGCATTCAGGTGGACGTTTTTCAGTCGAATGTCGAGGGTGAAATCGTCGACAGAATCCAGTCGTCGGAGCGGTTTGACGGCATCGTTATCAATGCAGGGGCGTATACGCACACGTCAATCGCCATACGCGACGCCTTGCTGGTATGGTCATCCCGCATTCCGGTTATCGAGGTTCACCTTACAAATATTTTCGGCAGGGAGGAATTTCGAAAACATTCCTACATCTCGGATATCGCCCGGGGGGTTATAGCAGGGCTCGGTGTCGAGGGGTATGTGCTGGCCCTTTCGTGGATTGCCGGGGAGACACCGGGAGATACACGGTGA
- a CDS encoding aminopeptidase P family protein: MNTDRIERLQEYIKSLDLDGVLITDMKNVRYYTGFTGSDGMLVLGLEGGVFLTDGRYVTQASGEVSGFAVERYMRKADGVRKSVADLGLTRVGVESFHISLAMYKNVSKVTGFARFVPIERDLAELRMIKSADEISLMRRAVSISEAALEDVAKMISPGVSERDIASELEYVIRKRGSGPLPFPVIVATGEHGAHVHASPGDRTIEAGDFVIIDFGAEYRGYASDQTITYMVGRSNDRAREVYDAVRGAQREAITRVRAGVSAVDIDAAARDFLAEKGYGEFFTHGTGHGVGLNVHEPPTISSLGETVLEAGMVITIEPGVYIPGWGGVRVEDMVLVEDDGGSVLTTLSKSFKVVS, from the coding sequence GTGAATACGGATCGTATCGAGCGTCTTCAGGAGTATATCAAGAGTCTCGATCTTGACGGCGTCCTCATCACCGATATGAAGAATGTCCGGTATTATACCGGCTTCACCGGCAGTGATGGGATGCTTGTTCTGGGATTGGAGGGGGGGGTCTTCCTGACCGATGGGAGGTATGTGACACAGGCGTCCGGCGAGGTGTCCGGGTTTGCCGTAGAACGATACATGAGAAAAGCGGACGGGGTCAGAAAATCCGTCGCCGACCTGGGATTGACGAGAGTCGGGGTTGAATCGTTTCATATATCTCTGGCGATGTATAAAAACGTATCGAAAGTGACGGGATTTGCACGATTTGTTCCCATTGAAAGAGACCTCGCGGAACTGCGGATGATCAAGTCCGCTGATGAGATTTCTCTGATGCGCCGCGCCGTGTCCATTTCCGAAGCCGCTCTGGAAGACGTCGCAAAGATGATCTCCCCCGGGGTTTCCGAGCGGGACATTGCGTCCGAGCTTGAGTATGTGATCAGAAAACGGGGAAGCGGGCCGCTTCCGTTCCCGGTCATCGTCGCCACAGGGGAACACGGTGCTCACGTGCACGCATCACCGGGGGATCGAACGATTGAAGCGGGGGATTTCGTGATTATCGATTTCGGCGCGGAGTATCGCGGATACGCCTCCGACCAGACGATTACGTACATGGTTGGGAGATCGAACGATCGAGCAAGGGAGGTGTATGACGCCGTTCGTGGCGCCCAGAGAGAAGCGATAACACGGGTACGGGCGGGAGTGTCCGCCGTCGATATCGACGCCGCCGCTCGGGACTTTCTGGCCGAAAAGGGGTACGGTGAATTTTTTACCCACGGCACCGGCCATGGTGTGGGCCTGAACGTGCACGAGCCGCCGACAATCAGTTCACTGGGAGAGACGGTCCTTGAGGCGGGCATGGTCATTACCATCGAGCCCGGGGTCTACATCCCCGGTTGGGGGGGGGTTCGGGTGGAGGACATGGTTTTGGTGGAGGATGACGGCGGTTCGGTATTGACAACGCTCAGCAAATCATTTAAAGTAGTTAGCTGA
- the efp gene encoding elongation factor P, producing the protein MYSTAEFRRGLKVEIDGKPFIIVEFQHVKPGKGGAFVRTKLKNLETGAVLEKTFRSGEKVGKPSLEEKEMQYLYGDDDGFHFMDTETYEQVFLTHDQVGDSANFLIDELVLTVLYHNNNPISIELPTFVEMPVVKTDPGVKGDTATGGTKPITLSSGLVVQAPLFIDEGDVVKIDTRSGEYIERVSR; encoded by the coding sequence GTGTATTCAACAGCAGAGTTTCGAAGAGGTTTGAAGGTCGAGATCGACGGTAAACCGTTCATCATTGTCGAGTTCCAGCACGTAAAGCCGGGCAAGGGCGGTGCATTTGTTCGTACAAAGCTTAAAAATCTTGAAACGGGCGCGGTTTTGGAAAAAACATTCCGCTCGGGTGAAAAAGTGGGGAAGCCTTCCCTCGAAGAGAAGGAGATGCAGTATCTCTATGGAGACGACGACGGTTTTCACTTCATGGATACAGAGACATACGAGCAGGTATTCCTCACCCATGACCAGGTGGGCGATTCCGCAAATTTTCTCATTGATGAGCTGGTCCTGACGGTTCTGTATCATAACAACAACCCCATATCGATCGAACTTCCCACGTTTGTAGAGATGCCGGTGGTTAAGACCGATCCGGGCGTGAAGGGGGATACCGCAACCGGCGGCACCAAGCCGATCACGCTCTCATCAGGTCTCGTGGTACAGGCGCCTCTGTTCATTGATGAGGGTGATGTTGTGAAAATCGACACCCGCAGTGGAGAGTATATCGAACGCGTTTCTCGATAA